The Piliocolobus tephrosceles isolate RC106 chromosome 10, ASM277652v3, whole genome shotgun sequence nucleotide sequence tttttttcttttgacagctTTTCACTGCTGTtgctgccaaggctggagtgcaatggcacgatcttggctcatgcagcctccacctcccaggctcaagtgattctcccatctcagcctcctgagtagctgggactacaggtgcacatcactgcacctggctaatttttgtatctttttttgtagagacagggtttcaccatgttacccaggctggtctcaaactcctgagctcaagccgtcctcctgccttggcctcccaaagtgctgggattacaggtgtgaaccaccacacccggccggaggtatttttcaggaagaaaatcttatttttcaagaAGATTATCCCCTGAGATGACTTTTATTCCTCTCCTAGAAGGTAGAACAGAGTCTGTTTTAAGCAGTAGCTTCTTTCTCTATATATGGAAATGACTGGAAGGTATTTGGGAGCAGAAGACCAAGAACTCTCCAAATCCTAGTTTTCTAATCtgactgaaactgcctttgcaaaaattataactgaggaaattatgacagtgaaagagaccAGACCCAAcagactccatcttgcttccaacctttaagctgtccttgttcattccttcccaaagttaggctgaactaactttgggaaagAATTCAGTTCATgttttgactctgaaacaaaattaataatatcCTTTCCCCCTgaaaagacccccttcttgcctggggaccagtctgcctttgcaggactaacacattaactacaagattagaaattatggtttaggggtcatgcagcctctggctccaagagtctgaGCCTCCCCAAATCGCTTCTGGGGATAACATCagtattgtaaaacctaagatctctgcttgagatattttgcagaccctgcactggaTGGATCAGTTCACACCACCTAGACCGGTAttctggctcaaccagttctgccgTCGCACCCACGAACAGAAGACATTAAGAAAACCTCACTGCGACCCCTATGATTCTATCttcaacctgaccaatcagcactccccacttcccaagtcCTTACCCACCACAttgtctttaaaaactctgatcccggAATGCTTGGGtagattgatttgagtaataagaAAACTCCCTTCTCCTGTACAGCCTGCTCTGCGTGAATTTCTCCgtctccattgcaattcccctgtctcgaTAAATTGGCTCAgactaggcagcaggcaaggtgaatcCCTGACCCTCTCAAGGTAGTGTGGGTTTTGAATGGGGTAATGCAAGTGTTGCTTAAATAGTAGGGCCAACCTGGTTTACTGGGGCTGAGTTTCACGGAATatgggactttcagtgctaaaatcaAGAAATTCCTGGGCAAACTGGGACGACTGGTCACCCTATGCTTAGAATCAGACATCGGCAAACTGACAGAGCCAAAATGAGCTTGCCGCCcatttataaataaagctttattagaACACAACCTTGCGCATTCATTTGTGGACGTATTGTcaatggctgcttttgtgctacaaggACAGAGTTGAGTTGTTGCAACAGAAGCTACAGTGTTGCAATAGCTAAAGCCTACAATATTCACTGTCTGgtcctttaagaaaaagtttgtcaGCTTGAACTTTTCCATTTGACAGCAAGTCAGTGCTTCTGTGAGTTGTACAAAAGGTTGCAGGCTGCATAGGCTCACCAATAAGCTACTGGCTGTTAATGGGAGACAGGGCCTGAGTGAAAAGGAGAGGTCAGGGTGAGCTTCTGGAGAGTGGGAAGGATTCTGTGCTTGGCCAAGCTTTAATCAGTCAGGCCCCCGAGTCCTCTCCTAAGCCCATCTGTgcacttccttgtaaaatccagttctgggccaggcgtggtggctcacacctgtaatctcagcactttgggaggctgaggcgggcagatcacctgaggtcaggagttcgagaccagcctgaccaacatggagaaacaccatctgtactaaaaatacaaaattagctgggcatggtggcgcatgcctgtaatcccagctactcgggaggctgaggcaggagaatcgcttgaactcaggaggcggaggatgcggtgagccacatcgcaccattgcactccaccctgggcaacaagagcgaaactccatctcaaaataaataaataaatgaataaaatccagTTCTAGCAAGAACTCTGCTAAGTCAGCTTAGCAACAACCCTTCCCTCACCACTCCGTATCTCATCACTTCCTATATCTGATCACGTTCCTCATCTGCCACCATTCCCCAGGTGATGTCTGAGCACCCTGGCCTGCCTCCAGTATGAATCCTGTTAGGTCAGTGTAGAAAATGACCGAGAATCCATCCCCAACAGTCAGTTTAGCCAGAATTCCCCTTCCCCTGATGTTTCCTCTGGGTAATTTTCCAACTGCAGATGTCCAACCCTGCTCCCGGCTATCAGTTCCCACTTGCCCCTGCTGTACTCATAGTTGAGCCCAAATGCCCCCACTGCAAAATCCCACAGCTGCAGTCCCTGCAGTGATCGAGAGAGTCTCCCTCACCTTAAACAAAGTCTTCCTTACCGTGCTTTAACAAATGtcattgaatcttttttttttttttttttttgagtcttactctgtcacccaggctggagtgcagtagcatgatttcagctcactgcaacctctgcctcccgggttcaagcaattctcctgcctcagcctcccgagtagctgggactacaggcacgtgccaccacaccccactcatctttgtatttttagtagagacagggtttcaccatgttggccaggctggtcttgaactcctgacctcgggtgatgtacccgccttggcctcccaaagtgctgggattacaggcgtgagcccccactcccagcctcttttttttttttaacaggaggATAGATTGATGTTTAGATGGATATTGGTCTGAGCTTTGGGGGGGACCAAACTCTGTGGTCCAAAACTGGGTAATGGAGGAAGTGGAATAAAGTGGTCACTGGTGGGGAAAGGGCAGCCCTCCCTTTGGCCCCCAACAGCCTGAACTTTTCCCGGCCACCCAAGGACGTACAAGACCCCCCGTTGTCCAAGAGGCAAAACTGAAGTCAACCTAATAGCCCATGAAAGAGGCTTCCTGGGGGGCCAGGGGCTGAGGGTGGACAGCTGAGGACCAGCCCCCACCCTGCACTGAGGGATAGAGAATTCCGGGAAGGCCGCCTGAAGGAGACAGCCTTGATACCTTGAAGGATTCAGCTATGGTTTGTCCATCACACATTTATTGCCAGCAGTGTGCCTGCAGTTGGGATACTGCAGTGAACCAGAGTCCACCCTGGAAAGTGGCCACAGGGGAAGGCAAGAGAGGACGGCTGGGGGGTTACTTGTCTCTAGAGGGAAGCTTCTTGGTCCACACAGTCCCAAAGAAAGGTCTGCCCTTGGGCCCACGAAACCCATCCCAGCCCTCACAGGCTGAGCCTCACCCTGGGTTTTCCCAGAAAGGTGCCCAAGAAGTCCCAAGCTGCCCCAAGTCAGAGGAGTAGCAGGAAACAGCCTCAGGAGTCTGTCACTCTTCAGTACTCCTCCTTTAGAATGTCCACTTCCTGTTTGGTGACCATGGCAACCAGAAGACAATGGCGGTGCATGTGGGGTGGGGGAACTCTGTCTTCCTTGGGTAGGTGGGGAGGAGACTCCAGTGACCAGGAGAAGCAGGGAGAGCCATGGGAGACGTTAGAGGGACCCAGATAAGATGGGGGTCAGGAAAAAGGAGAGAATCTCTCTCAAGTAAATGGCCTCCTTCCCTGGACCTTGGCTGAAATGTGGCTGGAATGTGACTGGGCTTCATtcgaggagggaggaaagaggtgGCTCCACTTGCCAGTCTGCTTGGCCCCAGGCTGCTTTTGTCCTGTTTGGGTGGCCAGGATTCCTTCCCTGAAGATCCCCCATCCCCAGGGGTCTCCAAGGAAGCCCAGAGCTGTGGAATGAGGTCTGGGCACTCAGGGGAGACCCAGGAGGGACCGTGGAGGCTGGAGTATTGCCAAAACAGATGGCAGAGGGAGCTAAGGGAGGAAGCTGTGCAGGGTGAGGTCATCCCCGTCACGGTCCTCCCCGGGCTCTGGCGTCAGGCCCTGGCTCTTGGCCTTGGGCAGGCCCCCATTGGCTGTGGCGGAGGACCCCTCACCCCCATCAGGCAACAGGGACGAGATGCAGACCATCTCGGTGGGGGAGTAATTACGCACGGGGTACATGTGGCCCTTGCGGGAGAGGCGGACTGCCAGCACCACAGTGCACACGAGGAAGATAGTGGCCACCAGCGCCAAGATTAGGATGGCCAGCAGGCACTGCTTCACAGAGATGTGGTCTGGGGACCCCACTGGGTGGTTGATGGACAAATTGCTGGCTGCCATGGGAATGCCCTTGTGAGTAACAGAGGACACAgaaaagggtatgaacagacccCTTTTGGTAGTAGGTTCCATGGACAGGGCCTCTGTGGCATTGGGTTCTATGGACAGGGCCTCCATGGCATTGGATTCTGTGGACAGGGCCTCTGTGGCTGCCAGTGGAGTGGTCTGTGCCTCTGTGGCTATGGGTTGAGTGGTCTGTGCCTCTGTGGTTGCCGGAGGAGTGGTGTGTGCCTCTGTGGCTGCTGGTGCAGTGGTCTGTGCCTCTGTGGCTATGGGTTGAGTGGTCTGTGCCTCTGTGGCTATGGGTTGAGTGGTCTGTACCTCTGTGGCTGCCGGTGGAGCACTCTCTGCCTCCGTGGCTGCTGGTGGAGTGGTCTGTGCCTCTGTGGCTGCCAGTGGAGTGGTCTGTGCCTCTGTGGCCACCAGTTGAGTTGTCGGTGCCTCTGTGGCTGCCAGTGGAGTGGTCTGTGCCTCCGTGGCCACTGGTTGAGTGGTCTGTGCTTCTGTGGCTGCTGGGTGAGTGGTCTGTACCTCCATAGCTGCTGAATCCATGGACAGGgtccccatgttggccagctcCGTGGTCAGCTCTGTGACTGACCCTCCTGTATCCAGGCCAGTAGAATGCCTTGCAGCAGGCCCCACTGTGGTAGACTCAGGGGTTCCAGGCCCAGTCAGAGGAGTGGTGTTGGTGATGTTGCTCAGTATTTCTGGAGGCTCCGTTTCTGGCAGGAAATCATAATCCGGGTACTCATATTCAGTGGCCTGTCTCCGGTTCCGGGCAAGCAGGGGACCCAAGGCTTTCTCGGCTTCATCTGCCCAGGTGTCCCACAGCTGCAAGCTGCTGCCAGGACCCAGTAGGATAAGCAGCAGGAGGAGTTGCAGAGGCATGGCACCTGGGGGGAGACAACGGGTGGAGGGACATCAAGACAGCTTCACTCTTGGGCTTAGCAAGCACCCTAGACCACCACCCTCTACTGCCACAGCTGGAAGCATGTCTGGTCTGGAGCAGGGGCTGGGGATTTAGGCATCCCTGACGTGCCTGGGATGGAGAAGACCCTCAGCTAGTAGcagttgttattattactaatcAACATGAATAAAGCCATCCAGGAAGGCCCTTTAACTTCTTCTACATGTGCATAGAAATTGATTTGCCTCCCTCTCCATTTTTGTTAAGCCACTTTATTTGTGGACAAGACAATCCATTGGGGTGTAGAAAGAATTAGTGCTTTGCTTCTAATTCTATTAACTTTTCATGgcactcctttttttttgttttgtttcgtttttttttgagatggagtcttgctctgtcacccaggctggagtacagtggcgctatctcagctcactgcaatctctgcttcccggtttcaagtgattctcctgcctcagcctcctgagaagctgggattgcaggcatgcaccatgtaccaccacgctcagctaatttctgtatttttagtagagatggggttcaccatgttgaccaggctggtctcgaactcctggcttcaagttatccacccaccttggacttccacagttctgggattatcggcatgagccactgcgcccggcctcatgtcACTCCTTCTTAATTTCAAgtattgtattatttataatctATCATAAGAGTAAAGTAGTACCTGCATAGAATTCATAAATAGATTAATTGCCCACTTATGAAGTCCATAAGCAGAAGAGTTTGGAAACCACAGACCTCCCAGATACAGCTGCTTATTGGACCTTTGAGGCCTCTTGGACTCTGATTCTTCCTGCtgctccctctccctgcccactGCCAAGCCACCTCTACATGtctgtcttcctccttctcctatCTTGCTTCCACCCTCCCATAGCCCTTGCCAGTCCTCAGAGTCTCAGTTTGTCTCATTCCTTCTCAATGTCTTGGCTTGGTCCCATGTGCTTTGGTGGTGTTCTCACCTGCACAATGCATAACAGGGATGACGGTGCCTACTTCATAGCctattgtgaggataaaatgaaggGATGCATGCAAGACCCTTAGCACTTTGTTTGCATGACAACCTCTCAGCAAAGGTTGACTGATTTAGTTTTCAGTCAACCTGCACTGTAAGTCTTCAAGGACCCAGAGTCATTCAATTACACTCTCCATGGCCAGGAGAAAACTCAAATCTTTTCAGAACAGCCCTGCTCTCAGGGAGCTTATGGTCACTGAGTGTGCCTGTGGGTAGGACCACTGTCTATTCAGAGACTCTACATTGTCCTCCCTACTAGGTAGCCAGAAAAGACAGCGCCTCTTGTTTGGCCATCTCATTGACCTTTCTTCTTGGCATTGTGAACACCTGTGCTTTCTTATTTGCTCTCTCGCCCCTCATGTTCTCCTTGGCACTGGCTGGTGTTTACAGAATTCAAAATTCTGTGCGGAGAATCCTATGGTGAGTGACAGCCACGTTCTGGGGCAGGATTCAGATATTCCTGCATTCCCTGGACATAACGCCCTTCAGCAGCACACAAcccttagaatagtgcctgatgCAGAGCGGGCATTCAAGAATGGCACCTGGACAATTTCCAGTCTCTTCCTTTGTACTTCATTCACATGATCTGGAGGAAGGAGCAGCTGCTCATCATTCCTCAGGTGACTATAACTCACTCATGGGCCcctcaccttccaggttcaatctGACCTCTTTCACATGTTAGTTAGAATTatgttggtttcttttcttttttctgtttctttttttttttttttccgagacagagtctcactctgttgcccaggatggagtgcagtgacatgatctcggctcactgcaacctctacctcccaggttcaagcagttctccttcctcagtctcccaagtagctgggactacaggtgcacacaactatgcccagctaatttttgtatttttagtagagacagggtttcgccatgttggccaggctggtctcaaactcctgacctcaagcgatctgcctgcctcagcctcccaaagtgctgggattacaggccgtgggccaccatgccaggcctatgTTGGtttcaaatatgcaaatatgaTCACATCTTAAACTAATTTATTCGATTTATtaattgacttatttattttagagacagagtctcattttgtcacccagtctggagtgcagtagtgcaattatagctcacagcagcctcgacctcctaggctcaagtgatctcacctcagcctcctgagtagtagcaactacatgcacatgccaccatatctggctaatttttaaattttttttgtagagacggggtcttgctatgttgtccggactggtctcaaactcctggcctcaagcaatcctccagcctcggcctctcaaagcactgatattacaggcatgagccaccacacccaacccacatcttaaaataatttcttaggtcaggtgcagtggctcacacctgcgatcccaactctttgggaagccaaggcagatggatcacctgatgtcaggagttcaaggctagcccgaccaacatggtgaaaccctgtctctactaaaaacacaaaaattagccgggcatggtggtgctccctgtaattccagctatttgggaggccgaggcaggagaattgcttgaacctgggaggcagaggttgcagtgagccaagatcacaccactgcactccagtctgggagacaagagcaaaactctgtctaaaaaataaaaataaaaacaatttcttaaacCAAACTTTATGATATTTGCACGAGAGACATCTGGCCCTcacaattatccccattttaccaaGGATGACACTGAGGTTAAGAGaaatgaagtgacttgcccaaagacaCACAGCTGGTGAGAAGTCAAGATCAGATTGAAACCCAGTGACGTTCGGGAAGGCATGAAGCCGTCAGGAGAGACCTGACCTAGTTGAAGAGACAAAAGGCTGGGCTTGTGGACTTGGGTGGAAGAGGGAGGGCAGAGTAAGAAAAAGGAGGAGCTTGAAGGCTATGTCCCCCAGAAAGGCCCGCCACATGTTTACCAGGTGCCATGCAGGGCACAGGGTTGAAAACATAGACTGTGGGGTCAAAAAGGATGTTCAAGTCCTAACTCTGTCCCTTACAAGCTGTATGACCTTGACGCAGATGCttgcctctctgagcttcagttttcccatctgtcaaatggggataaGAAACAGTGTCCATCTCATAGGGCTGTTGAGAGAGTGCAACAAGGGGCTGGATTCAAAAGTTCCAGGctggtgggcgtggtggctcatgcctgtaatcccaggactttgggaggccaaggcgggtggatcacctgagctcaggagttccagatcagcctgggcaacatggtgaaaccccgtctctacgaaatacaaaaaaattagccaggagtggtggtgtgcccctgtagtcccagctactcgggaggctgagatgggagaattgcttgagcctggggagttggaggctgcagtgagctgtgatcatgccactgcactccagcctgggtgacaaagcaagaccctctctcaaaaataaatttaaaaaattttaaatagaaaaattaaccaggcatgatgatgcACGCCTATAGTCTCCGCTACTGGGGAAACCAAtgcgggaggatcgcttaagcctgggaggttgagactgcaatgagctgagattgtaccactgccctccagcctgggcaacagagtgagaccctgtctcaaaacaaaacaagaaaacaaaagttcCAGGCTTAcggtaggtacttaataaatgtcacacacacacacacacacacacacacacacacacacacacacacttttgccTCCCAATTTGCCTTCAGAGCAGCAGAGTTTCTTTGGGGTAGAGTTTCTAGCTGGGGGAAGAATCTACGGCCCAAATTTGGCCATACTTTCTGGGGACAGGGACTTTAGGAAGAAGCCACTAGCCTGGAGACATATTTCATACTTATGAGCACACTCACAGCCACAACCCCCACTTGGGCAGTTCTCTGTTCCTGGAAGGCAAAGCCCTCAGCCACTTCCTGGAAGCACAGAAGGTGGGGGCAAGGTTGCAAGGCCTGGTCCCCCTGGTTCCTGGGTTGGGGGAGGCATCTTGGTGAGTCAGGGCTGCACTTGCAGCAGCCGGGAGGCTGGGAGAATAACA carries:
- the SELPLG gene encoding P-selectin glycoprotein ligand 1 isoform X1, translating into MAVGVSGLEGDKMAGAMPLQLLLLLILLGPGSSLQLWDTWADEAEKALGPLLARNRRQATEYEYPDYDFLPETEPPEILSNITNTTPLTGPGTPESTTVGPAARHSTGLDTGGSVTELTTELANMGTLSMDSAAMEVQTTHPAATEAQTTQPVATEAQTTPLAATEAPTTQLVATEAQTTPLAATEAQTTPPAATEAESAPPAATEVQTTQPIATEAQTTQPIATEAQTTAPAATEAHTTPPATTEAQTTQPIATEAQTTPLAATEALSTESNAMEALSIEPNATEALSMEPTTKRGLFIPFSVSSVTHKGIPMAASNLSINHPVGSPDHISVKQCLLAILILALVATIFLVCTVVLAVRLSRKGHMYPVRNYSPTEMVCISSLLPDGGEGSSATANGGLPKAKSQGLTPEPGEDRDGDDLTLHSFLP
- the SELPLG gene encoding P-selectin glycoprotein ligand 1 isoform X2; the encoded protein is MPLQLLLLLILLGPGSSLQLWDTWADEAEKALGPLLARNRRQATEYEYPDYDFLPETEPPEILSNITNTTPLTGPGTPESTTVGPAARHSTGLDTGGSVTELTTELANMGTLSMDSAAMEVQTTHPAATEAQTTQPVATEAQTTPLAATEAPTTQLVATEAQTTPLAATEAQTTPPAATEAESAPPAATEVQTTQPIATEAQTTQPIATEAQTTAPAATEAHTTPPATTEAQTTQPIATEAQTTPLAATEALSTESNAMEALSIEPNATEALSMEPTTKRGLFIPFSVSSVTHKGIPMAASNLSINHPVGSPDHISVKQCLLAILILALVATIFLVCTVVLAVRLSRKGHMYPVRNYSPTEMVCISSLLPDGGEGSSATANGGLPKAKSQGLTPEPGEDRDGDDLTLHSFLP